ACGGGGAGAGTGGACGTCATAATTTGTGCTAGAGGGGGTACGCGTTCGCGCGGCCCCTGCCAATCTTTGAAAATTAAAATTCGGTCCTTGGCAGCGATTGTTTGTGCTTCTCTGTTGCCCCTGCCGCTCTTCCAAATTTCTCGTCCTGCACTGCAGTTTACGATGGATGTTTGGCAGCTACATGGCCCATAGTACACACTTCTAAACTACCGTACAGAATAGCCTAAGCCTTAAAGTACAGACAAGCTAAAATAGAACACACGATACAGATTAGCCACTACTAGTAGAGGCCAATAAAATAAGAGACACTGTCACCGCCATGCATAGTGTAGTGGTACTAGAGGAGATGGCATGTCACGCTGGGAAGCCGTTGACTGCATGCGTAGGTGCGGAGCGTTTAGGCGATGTCGATGGAGCGGACGTTGCGCTGCTTCTGGGCTTGCTCGTCCTTGGGCACGACGACCCTGAGCACGCCGTCCTGCATGGTGCACCGGATGCCGTCCGCCTTGGCGTTCTCCGGCAGGCGGAACCGGCGCATGAAGGACCCGAAGCTGCGCTCCACGCGGTTCCACGCGTCGCCCTTGTGCTCCTCCTCCCGCGTCTTCTCCCCGCTGATCTTGAGCACGTtgccgtcctccacctccaccttcACGTGCTCCTTCCTCACCCCTACACGCACGGCAGGTCGGCAGCAGCATCAATGGATCAGATGGAAAGCTTTTCTGTGAGGCCACCACCTCAACCATAAGGACACGGGACACCACGTACTTACCGGGTATCTCCGCGGAGAAGATGTGCTCCTTGTCGTTCTCGTGCCAGTCAATGTTGGTGCGAGCCATGGCGGTGGCGTCGTCGCGGCTGCCGCCTTCGCCGCCTCGGCGGCCGGCGTCCAAGGGCCAGGAAGCGCCGAAGGGGTCCCAGAGGTCGGAGGAGAAGGGGTCCCAGAGGTCGGAGGAGAAGGGGTCCATCCCTCCCCGGCCACCGCCGAACCAAGGCATAAGCGACATGGCTGACACGCACGGTGGGTGTTTGGTTGGCACTATGTCCCACGAGACGGATATGCTACCAGGCTGTTTGTGGTGGCAAGAGCGCTTTCTCCTGGGCAGTTTTATAGCACTCCAAAGCGCTTGCATACATGGCCGCGTGGAGCATCGGCTTGACACGTTCGCTGTGTACGTGCCGCCCGCGTGCACAGGTGTTGCCGCAGCGACGACTCTTGTGATGCTTGCCGCTGgccactccggccgcggcggccaccaGATCCCGGTGCGCGCCGGGCGCGCCCTCTCGCCAAAGAGCCATGGGGCGCTCGCGCTCGTCCAGATCCACCGGCGGTCGACGTTGGTGCCAGTCGACGTTGGTGCGAGCCGTCGCGGCTGCCGCCTTGGCGTCCGGCGTCCAAGGGCCAGGAAGCGCCGAAGGGGTCCCAGAGGTCGGAGGAGAAGGGGTCCATCCCTCCCCGGCCACCGCTGAACCAAGGCATGAGCGACATGGCTGGCTGACACGCACGGCGATGTTTGGTTGAAACGATGTCCCACGAGACAGATATGCTACCGGGCTGTTTGTAGTGGCAAGAGCGCCTCCACCTGTGCGGTTTTATAGCACCCCAAAGCGCTTGCATGCATGGCCGCGTGGAGCATCGGCTTGACACGTTTGCTGTGTACGTGCCCGCCTGCGTGCACAGGTGTTGCCGCAGCCACGACTCGTGTGATGCTTTGGCGTGCGACGAGGCTGCCTTGGCAGTTGGCACCGCACCTACATCTGGCGTGCATGCACCACAGTGGCGCCTGGCGGGGTTGCGGGTTGCCACTTGGTGAGACGAGATACTTTCTCTCCGTGTCATGCATTTGTACGTGGTCGAGGCCTACGATGGTAAAACAGTGGACTCTCTAATCGGATCGAACGGTTTAGACGTGTTCAGCCATTCAAACGGGGCGTATAAATCCTTCAAGCGGACACATTTTTCTTGTAAATTCAAGACAAATGAAGAGCTTTATGAAAGTCCGGATAGCATACACTCAGGACTCCGACACCCTCGAATCATCTAAAATCCCACTAAAATCCTTCCCGGGCTCGCACCTTTATCCTcctattttttttctctctctctctctcttaccttCATCGCCGCTCCAACCACCCCCGCCACCCCGCCATACCCCTACCGGAAATCGAGAGTCCGTCACCTCCAACGGTACACTCGGGCTCCAAgccacttctcctcctcctccgtttcataCATCTCCTCTGACCACTGCGCGGGTACCATCAGCTCCTACAATACACACCATGCCCGGAAACTGTTCGGTGAAATGCCCATGCTAATTTTTTGCCCCTTTTTCTTTGAAGCAATGGATTCGAATATGACGTACATATACGAGCACTATGTTGAGTTGTCCGACGGCTCATCCGACGAGGAGGACTACACAGATGAGACGGCGATGATGTAGATGGTCCTTGCGGACGCGGAGTGtgcggaggagcatgttctcaatttcgaGGGATCGATTAAGGGCCATCGAGTGCTCAACCGCAACAGGGCGTGCGGCCATTTGACGCTGATGGACGACTACTTTGCCCCCTCTTCATTGATAATTTTCACCAGCGCTTTCGGATACGCAAAAAATGTCTTCGACCGTCTCTATCATGGCGTCCGGTCCtttgatgactacttcatcttgaaAAAGAACGCCATGAGAAGGATTGTGTTCTCTGTTATCATAAGTGCACGACCGCACTACGAATGCTTGCATATAGCATGGCCGCTGATTCCTGAGATGTGCACCTATGGATGTCTGAGATTATATGCGGAGATGCCATGGTCGAATTTACAACTGCCATGGTCTCAGTGTTTGGACCTCGGTACATGAGAGAGCCAACTGTGACAGGCTCTTGGCAATCTCAGAAGTAAGAGGGTGGCTTGGTTTGCTCGGATCAGTTAATTGTATGAATTGAAAATGGAAGAGATGTCCAAAAACTTACAAGtcaatatcagggtcatgttaagaagtCCACGATCATTCTTGAAGCAATTGCATCGcatgatctttggatttggcatgcCTGGGTCTCACAATCACATCAATGTGCTGCAACGTTCACCATTATTTGCTAGGCTGACTAATGAAAAAGCTCCTCCTAGCCACTGTATTGTCATTGTCATGAGTACAACATGAGCTACTACCTGattgatggtatctatcctccgtGGGTTATCTTTATCAACATCATCTCTAACCCAATTGGCCGTAAAAAGTCTCGATTTGCCCAAAAACAAGAAGCAGCTAAAAAGGAcattgagagggcatttggagttctgcAACCATGTTTTGCATTTATTCATGGACCTGCTAAACAATGTGATCcggagaccttgtgggaggtgatgacctgTTGTGTGATAATACACAACATTGTTGCGAAAGATGAGGGCGAGGATGCTGCCGCAGGTGTTGAGTTTGAGAATATGGATGATCCTATCGAACTTTTAGACCAGAATCCGGCCACATTTGAAGAGTTCATTTAGATGCACCAACAAATTCGGCATCGACCAACTCACGAGCAAATGAAGGAACATTTGATCGAGAATCCAGGGTGGTTAAAGGGGACAACGATGTTGGAGTGTAATATTTGAACTTATTTAAATTAGAGCTACTGCTGTATTTGAACATTTGAACTATTCTAAACTATATATGCAACTATTTGAGTGTGTGCGCTTTTAATCATTTTAGGCCAGATGTATGTGGGTAGTGTTTACGGACTGATCCCTCTGTTCGCA
The sequence above is drawn from the Triticum aestivum cultivar Chinese Spring chromosome 7A, IWGSC CS RefSeq v2.1, whole genome shotgun sequence genome and encodes:
- the LOC123150356 gene encoding 16.9 kDa class I heat shock protein 2 translates to MQALWSAIKLPRRKRSCHHKQPGSISVSWDIVPTKHPPCVSAMSLMPWFGGGRGGMDPFSSDLWDPFSSDLWDPFGASWPLDAGRRGGEGGSRDDATAMARTNIDWHENDKEHIFSAEIPGVRKEHVKVEVEDGNVLKISGEKTREEEHKGDAWNRVERSFGSFMRRFRLPENAKADGIRCTMQDGVLRVVVPKDEQAQKQRNVRSIDIA